In the Paenibacillus sp. FSL H7-0357 genome, one interval contains:
- a CDS encoding YkvI family membrane protein: MKSHVRTLQIAFTYIGTIVGAGFATGQEILRFFTRYGHWAVLTILLATVLFIWLGTKMMVIARRIEADSYEDFNRHLFGERVGSSISLFTLIVLVAVNSIMLAGAGAIFQENLGLPFQAGLLITIFGSYFLLKRGISGILQINSVVVPLMLTLSLIIISNTLGVPGAGRFLFLETDRSIFGAWMSPLLYTAFNLGMAQAVLVPLARHTDDEKSLVRGGILGGAGIGFMLLAAHFAMSSQMPGILQFEIPMGSIAFRLGPLVQSIYLLLIFLEIFSTFVANIYGVGVQLKQHLPIAPSLVTPLLMLICYLFSQFGFSSLLGVFYPIFGALALVWVIMLLRAPMSPPPRIADPSGPEGKAITIVAVKPVIRITRK, translated from the coding sequence ATGAAATCCCATGTCCGCACATTGCAAATCGCTTTCACTTATATTGGCACAATTGTAGGCGCCGGATTTGCCACCGGCCAGGAAATCCTAAGGTTTTTCACCCGGTACGGCCACTGGGCGGTATTAACCATTCTGCTCGCGACGGTGCTCTTTATTTGGCTGGGCACCAAAATGATGGTGATTGCCCGGCGCATCGAAGCTGATTCTTATGAAGACTTTAACCGCCATCTCTTCGGCGAGCGGGTTGGCAGCAGCATCAGCCTCTTTACCTTGATCGTTCTCGTCGCAGTCAACAGCATCATGCTGGCAGGGGCAGGGGCGATATTCCAGGAGAATCTGGGATTGCCGTTCCAGGCAGGTCTGTTAATTACAATATTCGGCTCATACTTTTTACTGAAACGCGGAATTTCCGGTATCCTGCAAATCAACAGTGTTGTCGTGCCCTTAATGCTTACTTTGTCGCTAATCATCATTTCCAATACGCTCGGTGTGCCGGGAGCAGGGCGCTTTCTGTTCCTTGAAACCGATCGCAGCATCTTCGGGGCGTGGATGTCGCCACTGCTCTATACCGCCTTCAACCTCGGGATGGCCCAAGCCGTGCTTGTTCCGCTGGCCCGCCATACCGATGATGAAAAATCCCTGGTGCGGGGCGGCATCCTCGGCGGGGCAGGGATCGGGTTCATGCTGCTGGCCGCTCATTTTGCCATGAGCTCGCAAATGCCTGGCATCCTGCAGTTTGAAATCCCTATGGGCAGCATCGCCTTCCGGCTAGGCCCGCTTGTGCAGAGCATTTATCTGCTGCTGATCTTTCTGGAAATCTTCAGCACTTTTGTAGCCAACATCTATGGAGTCGGAGTACAGCTTAAGCAACATTTGCCCATCGCCCCGTCCCTCGTCACTCCCCTGCTGATGCTGATTTGTTATTTATTCAGCCAATTTGGCTTCAGCTCACTATTGGGAGTTTTCTACCCTATATTCGGTGCCTTGGCGCTAGTCTGGGTTATTATGCTGCTGCGCGCGCCTATGTCTCCTCCGCCCCGGATAGCTGACCCTTCCGGCCCGGAAGGCAAAGCCATCACCATTGTAGCTGTCAAACCGGTGATTCGGATCACACGGAAATAA
- a CDS encoding xanthine phosphoribosyltransferase yields the protein MEVLKQRILQEGVVVSDQVLKLDGLLNHQVDPMLTMEMGREFAGRFADAGVTRVVTVESSGIAVAFATAYEMKVPLVFARRKKTLLADPDALCERVPSFTKGIVTDIMLSRQYISPDDKILFIDDIIANGDAARGLIKIIQRSGAELVGLGVVVEKSFQAGARTIREQGIRLESLVRIMSLSEGTIVFGD from the coding sequence ATGGAAGTATTGAAACAGCGGATTTTGCAGGAAGGGGTCGTCGTTTCGGATCAGGTACTGAAACTAGACGGTCTGCTCAACCATCAGGTGGATCCCATGCTGACGATGGAAATGGGACGGGAGTTTGCCGGGAGATTTGCGGACGCCGGAGTTACGCGGGTAGTTACCGTGGAGTCCTCGGGTATTGCCGTGGCATTTGCCACCGCTTATGAAATGAAGGTGCCGCTTGTATTTGCCCGCCGCAAAAAAACATTGCTCGCCGATCCTGATGCTTTGTGCGAAAGAGTACCATCGTTCACCAAGGGAATCGTTACTGATATTATGTTGTCCCGCCAGTATATCTCCCCGGATGATAAGATTCTTTTTATTGATGATATTATCGCCAATGGTGATGCAGCACGCGGACTGATCAAGATCATCCAGCGTTCAGGGGCCGAACTGGTGGGGCTGGGCGTAGTGGTGGAAAAAAGCTTTCAGGCAGGAGCCCGCACCATCCGGGAACAGGGCATCCGTCTGGAGTCGCTGGTCCGAATTATGTCTCTAAGTGAAGGAACAATAGTCTTTGGCGACTAA